The genomic stretch aaataagataaacaGAAACTACTGGTCAGGGATGATGAAGGGGGCGTGGTTTGAGGTTATTTCTGACACAGTTCAGAAAAAGAGGAAACAGAAAAAGCAGAGAGAAGACGAGACAGAGACGGAGGAAAACGTCTTTTGAAAAGGAGTAGCACTgagctctgaggagaacaacaCTCACACAATCTTAAAGACAGTGGACTGGAGTTTGGGTGAACATCAGTGAAGCTGGAGCTCAGTTCAGGATGAAGACCCTCCTCATCTTCACCTTCTTCCTGATCTCAGGTCAGATGTTCTACTTTAACTGAATGTGACAGAACTGATTCTGAACTCTGTTCTTACAGCGTCTTTAACATTGTGTAAGATCCTAGTTCTGTGTTTTAGTAGAAGTTCTGTAGCAGTGAGGGAACCTGGGAGAACTGACTGAGATCAGAAAGATGAGAAATGAGGAGCTTCAGTTTGATTGGTTGTTCAGGAGGTAACTTGTACAAAGATAAATGAGTGAATTTGGAGGATCTactgaaaagtgtgtgtgagtataaaCACACTCCTGAATCTGAAACTAAAAGACAAATGTAAGGTTTATAAAAAGTTAATAGTGAGGGACATTTCTGGAAGATTAAAAGACTAATGACATCAAATGTCTCCCACATAAAGACCCCTCCTTAACCCTGAGATTAAGGGGTGATGCCTCTTACAGCCGTGGTGTTGTCACATGATTCAGAATGGATCAAAAGTGTTTAGAAAACCCATGTAATGAATAAAGTCAGTATTTCAGGGTTCACCCCACGGTGGATGAAGGTGTTCCACAGCGCACACTCAGTGTGTGAAATCTCTAAAGATCATGTGAAATGAGATGAtcctgagcagctgcacatgatcttAATGTCACTACGACCACTGCCCAAATGaccaaagtgtctgtgtgtggggtaAACGCCTCTCAGAActgagctgtggaacagtggaactgtgttctctgatgagGCTCAGTTcagtaattcattaattaatgagATGATTGAAGATGAATCACTCAACACtcgaacctgacctcactaactcTGTACAACGGTTTAGTgtctgccatcagatcctcactgcaatgtttAAACACTTAGTGCACAGAGGACAGTCTTATGGCCATTTAGTGTAGATCAGTGAAAATGGATATTACTGAGACTGACTTTCAGACAGAGTTTATAAAGAACGGACCGAGCTGAAATAGTCGAGGGGACGGTGATTAAAAGCAGCTTCAGActgaacctgagagagagactttaacaGGAAAGTTTAATCATATTACAGAGGGAGACTAATGGAGGGGGAGGAGTCTTGTCccaggactcttattggtggagtgtggtgttcctGTCTGAGCAGGGAACTGAACCCCAGTCTGctgtgtgaaagactggcgttATCATCTGTCCTAAATAACCAGTTATTAACCTTACACTGTTACAGTGAAGAGGACTGAGAGGAACTAATATTCTTCCTTCTGATTGGCAGGTCCAGTGCACAGCTCTGATGTGATTGGCTACTCAGGAGGGAGTGTCATTATCTCCTGTAAACTCCAGCAGTCTGGACggaataataaatatttctgtaagaATGGAACCGATGAGTgtataaatgtacaaacagagAACACATGGGTTCAAAAAGAGAGACTTTATCTACGTTACTTGAGTCAAGATCTTCTAGTGGTCTTCAGAAACCTGAGTTTACAGGACTCTGGATCATATCGGTGTGGAGAGACTGGACGGTGGAGTCATGATGTAGAACTGAAAGTGAAGACAGGTTAGAAACATCAATATCTCACTAATgatattcatcatgaaattctgTATAAACTGAGATATTTCTGAAAGAATAAAGAGGTCATAAGGTCATTGAGaaactccaccttaaattattaGATGATGTCATTTATTTTGTATGATTGACAGATCCGTGTTGTTCGGGTCCAAGTGCTGTGACTGGTTTTCTGGGAGAGACTCTCACCATCAACTGCTCATCTCCAGAGGAGTTAAAGGCAGACATCAAAGGTTTCTACAAACATGATGGTCAACATTTTACTGAAGTGATCACTAACAGAGAGTCTCAGAGAAACAGATCCTCCATCTCTGAAGACAGAAGCTCTAAAGTTGTCAGTGTGAGAATCAGTGATGTGAGAGAAGAAGATGGAGGAGTTTATTACTGTGGAGTGTGGGTTACAGGGAACAATGTCAGTTATTACTCCCTCTTCTCAGAGATACAGCTGCAGGTCACTGGTGAGAGACATGCTCTTTTCCTATTGGTCAGATAGTCCTGAGTGTTTCTCTGATTGTAAGATGATTTAGagcct from Hoplias malabaricus isolate fHopMal1 chromosome 2, fHopMal1.hap1, whole genome shotgun sequence encodes the following:
- the LOC136687532 gene encoding polymeric immunoglobulin receptor-like — translated: MKTLLIFTFFLISGPVHSSDVIGYSGGSVIISCKLQQSGRNNKYFCKNGTDECINVQTENTWVQKERLYLRYLSQDLLVVFRNLSLQDSGSYRCGETGRWSHDVELKVKTDPCCSGPSAVTGFLGETLTINCSSPEELKADIKGFYKHDGQHFTEVITNRESQRNRSSISEDRSSKVVSVRISDVREEDGGVYYCGVWVTGNNVSYYSLFSEIQLQVTEHLLLPERPPTTMKPTASSSDEEHLTSPTLKPTVASSDEEHHKRSPTTMNPTAASPDEEHHTPGSSTFIIIIITVCVTLLLIGGLALIFYKLRFRKTQGSISSPKTEKGNINDIPPSECAYEEIRESRPQDPSNTPQRPEPTTESLMYSSVSFQKNPDSLCDHTVSFSKKESDTEYVTVSHHISPE